One genomic window of Nicotiana sylvestris chromosome 10, ASM39365v2, whole genome shotgun sequence includes the following:
- the LOC138878972 gene encoding uncharacterized protein, which produces MIKVLSNELNTTSAPWPFAARGMDVIGLIKPTASNGHRFILVVINYFTKWVEAASYKAVTNNAANLNSDLIKAMCETFKIKHKLYSIQASNEWRCGSCQQKHQEDTKEDVKVEIPSLRIIQEAELSDAE; this is translated from the exons atgataaaggtactaTCAAATGAGCTTAATACAACAAgcgcaccttggccttttgctgcccggggaatggatgtcatcggtctgaTCAAGCCCACCGCCTCAAATGGGCACCGGTTCATTCTAGTGGTCATTAACTACTTtacgaaatgggtagaagctgcatcttacaaggCTGTAACCAATAATGCCGCCAACCTTAACAGTGATCTGataaaagccatgtgtgaaaccttcaaaatcaagcacaaactCTACAGCATAcaagcctcaaatgaatggagatgtggaagctgccaacaaaaacatcaagaagatactaaggaagatg ttaaggtagaaattccctctttaaggatcatacaggaagccgaacttaGTGATGCAGAATGA
- the LOC138878973 gene encoding uncharacterized protein: MDPLKYIFQKPMPTGKLSNWQKLLSVFDIVYITQKAINGQALTNHLAENHVGGEYEPLKTYFPNEEVSFVEEDIAEAYNGWRMFFDGAANFKRVGIGAVWLSETGQHYPVFAKLMFSCSNNMVEYEACIMGLNLAIDMNIQELLVIGDSDLLVHQVQGEWSTKNTKILSYLYHVQELMKRFTKIEFKHVPKIQNEFADALATLSSMIQHPDKNFINPIPVRIHNQLAYYAHVEEETDGKPWFHDIKEYLARGEYPEHENHSQKRMLRRLYNHFFQSGGTLYRRTLDLGMLRCVDAKEASRLLEEIHAGTCEPHMNGFVLAKKILKDGYF, encoded by the coding sequence atggaccctctaaagtatatctttcagaagcccatgccaaccgGGAAGTTGTCCAATTGGCAGAAATTGTTAAGTGTGTTTGATATCGTCTATATAACTCAGAAGGCGATCAACGGACAAGCATTGACaaaccatcttgctgaaaatcatgtgggaggagaatacgaaccattgaaaacgtattttcctaatgaagaagtatcattcgtagaagaggacattgctgaagcttacaacggttggagaatgttctttgatggagctgcaaactttAAAAGAGTGGGCATCGGAGCAGTTTGGTTATCAGAAACAGGACAACATTACCCTGTATTCGCGAAGCTTATGTTTTCATGTAGCAACAACATggtagaatatgaggcttgcatcatggggctcaatctggccatagatatgaatatacaagagcTGTTAGTAATTGgtgactcggatcttctggtacatcaggttcaaggagaatggtcTACTAAAAATACCAAGATACTATCGtacttgtatcatgtgcaagaactaatgaagagattcacaaagatagaattcaaacatgtgcccaaaattcaaaatgagttcgcagacgcattggccactttgtcgtcaatgatacaacatccagataagaatttcatcaaTCCCATCCCGGTGAGGATCCACAATCAACTAGCTTactatgctcatgttgaagaagaaacggatggaaaaccttggttccacgacatcaaagaatatttggcgagaggagaatatccggagcatgaaAACCATAGTCAGAAACGCATGCTGCGGAGGCTGtacaatcacttcttccaaagcggagggaccttgtatagaagaactcttGATCTGGGGATGTTAAGGTGTGtagacgcaaaggaagcttccagattgctcgaggagatacatgccggaacttgtgaaccacatatgaatggttttgttctagccaagaaaatactcaaaGATGGATATTTTtag
- the LOC138878974 gene encoding uncharacterized protein — translation MAIKSQILADFMVDFMPTLVPEVEKELLLKSGTSSGVWTLFTDGASNMKGSGVGIVLKPPTGSSIRQSIKTSRLTNSEAEYEAMIAGLELAKSLGAEVIEAKCDSLLVVNQVYNTFEVREDRMQRYLDKLQVTLHRFKEWTLQHVPQEQNSKADALANLGSSVEENEISSGTIVQLSRSMIEEGHAYINSTSMTWDCRNKYIEYLKNKKLPSDPKESRALRTKVARFTLYEDGMLYRRTFDGPLTSCLGPGDTDYILREVHEGTCGNHSGTESLIHKIIRVGYYWNSMEKKLRSLSENVINVKGLHQ, via the coding sequence atggccatcaagtctcaaattttggcgGACTTCATGGTCGATTTCATGCcaaccctcgtacccgaagtTGAAAAGGAACTTTTgttaaaatcaggaacatcatcaggggtatggacccttttcacagatgGTGCTTCAAATATGAAGGGTTCCGGGGTAGGCATCGTTTTGAAACCACCCACAGGTAGCAGTATTAGgcagtctatcaaaacttctaggttaACTAACAGCGAGGCCGAgtacgaggccatgattgcaggtctcgagttggctaaaagcttgggagcagaagtcattgaagccaagtgtgACTCTTTACTGGTGGTAAACCAAGTATACAACACCttcgaagttcgagaggatagaatgcaaaggTATTTAGACAAGCTGCAGGTAACTTTGCACCGTTTCAAGGAATGGACTTTACAACATGTACCTCAAGAACAAAATAGTAAGGCAGATGCacttgcaaatttggggtcatcGGTCGAGGAAAACGAGATTAGCTCGGGGACTATCGTTCAACTCTCTAGATCTAtgatcgaggaaggtcatgcTTATATAAACTCTACAAGCATGACCTGGGATTGTaggaataaatatattgaataCTTGAAGAATAAAAAGCTCCCATCGGACCCTAAGGAGTCGAGGGCACTAAGAACCAAAGTTGCTCGATTCACATTATATGAAGATGGAATGTTATACAGAAGGACATTCGATGGACCATTGACATCATGTTTAGGACCAGGAGACACCGATTATATTTTACGAGAGGTCCATGAAGGAACTTGTGGGAACCACTCCGGCACCGAATCGTTGATTCACAAAATCATTAGAGTGGGATACTACTGGAATAGCatggaaaaaaaactaaggagtTTGTctgaaaatgtgataaatgtcaaaggctTGCATCAATGA